One part of the Denticeps clupeoides chromosome 16, fDenClu1.1, whole genome shotgun sequence genome encodes these proteins:
- the LOC114766171 gene encoding uveal autoantigen with coiled-coil domains and ankyrin repeats protein-like, with amino-acid sequence MKSLRYRLKKHEVTITNTDWNKYDDRLMKAVERGEVDKVAAVLSKKGIIPTKLDVEGRSAFHLAATRGHLDCLNLILGHNVDLTATDATGKSALHLAARNSQSLCVQKLLQHNCPVGNVDLQGKTALHDAVMAGCSSSVKLLCDSGATVNATDFDGRTPLMLATQMCHPWICQLLLERGGDLTICDKQNKTALILGCEYGCKDAVEVLLKNGADVAVVDGLGHDSYHYARLTKNQELVSLVKSYLDSTHKAKEAARLEQKKRQHLAEANAEAAASREQIIHDLERQNEHQQESLRKFHLEQRALVDKVNLLQQQLSQEKSAVEDIHNEREHLKLLLSVREKEDVARAMETVKVQHKNHLGDYSGQSVIKGKDNILVKQSHSLDSAQILQPSGPSRSLSRPLELSRSTSVSSEVESLRRELEGVRQRQEVAEEEVSRLKLALVRKSKECEELAQSRDATKRDSDKQVRDLEEALGDVQKRMLESEAKVKQLQAHVVAVKEHLSNQLVDDLKAQLSEVKVKYEGASAEVGRVRNHLKQSEKALEEYKKSEGVLAVEAETMTKEVKQLTEEKENMAATLLEMEAHVKEADAKLDAVVPAEKFDNMKILLTNAVDEKEKQLAELREDYDRVLEEVAELHRELDHKCSPGKSIPLQEHERLRAILEEQSSALKKKLSEVTLKSQDLIMELEEAEDDRELLREQMEELKSKIQTQFVPLKSHEEMKKSFGHTVEELRQQLAEAVEKSIWAEDERQKLQVEKATLCENVTNLKSTHVSCERFESEVGSLSARNTSLEKELESLQKIYTDKEKELRETMKNKQGEFVSRLEYEKMRAELSAALDESKNKVSRMERDCWEMEEELQKVKVESATLREKFEKVQASLDKDYISRSEHEVVKMKLNSTLSEAELKVNEAQSNYQSAQEATVQLHKAIEEQKKELDTIQEAIQSRFVPLHIVQEKEQQIEETVKNLSTKLAEMEENYVNEKKERERHEREKVELKLEVEAVRKGLESDYVSSEKYQEVEEEYKGRVEDLRMKLVTMEQKNQELTVQRDKLEKQIPRQTAEIESLQRCLQAEYVSLEKFQALNLHLHQVKEQYEQAEVARKLEADRVQEVEKELQSRGSSEAAMLAEQVLAREALEVEVVRLRQALRDEEENGVQRAEDIAALQSELLRATQALEKLRSRDDEVAELRVEKQRLEEEVLELSQRLPGLAQQCDELYQDLANAKDSEARTYAEMEALQAKSTSIELEVRDLQERYDDSLSTIGDLQRRIQLSSEQTEVKDKRITELLADVERLKQALNGLSQLAYAGNTPSKRPNQHIDTLQAQVKSLQQQLADAERQHREVVSIYRTHLLSAAQGHMDEDVQAALLQIIRMRQDFVC; translated from the exons AACACAGACTGGAATAAGTATGACGACCGGCTGATGAAGGCGGTGGAACGCGGCGAGGTGGACAAGGTGGCCGCCGTGCTGAGCAAGAAAGGCATCATCCCCACCAAACTGGATGTGGAGGGTCGCTCAGC GTTTCACCTCGCTGCAACCAGAGGCCATTTAGATTGTCTCAACCTCATCTTAGGCCATAATGTGGACTTGACAGCCACTGATGCCACTG GGAAAAGTGCCCTGCATTTGGCTGCCAGGAACAGTCAGTCACTATGTGTGCAGAAGCTGCTGCAG CACAATTGTCCCGTGGGGAACGTGGACCTGCAAGGGAAAACGGCGCTGCATGATGCTG TGATGGCCGGCTGTTCATCTAGTGTTAAACTGCTGTGTGACAGTGGGGCCACTGTAAATGCTACTGATTTT GATGGGCGAACTCCTCTGATGCTGGCAACGCAAATGTGCCACCCGTGGATCtgccagctgctgctggagcgtGGTGGGGACCTCACAATCTGTGATAAACAAAACAA GACTGCTCTGATACTGGGATGTGAATACGGCTGTAAAGATGCAGTGGAGGTGCTGCTGAAGAATGGCGCAGATGTCGCCGTTGTTGACGGCTTGGGGCACGACAGCTACCACTATGCGCGTCTAACGAAGAACCAAGAGCTTGTTTCCCTGGTGAAGAGTTACCTGGACAGCACCCATAAAG CTAAAGAAGCTGCAAGGcttgagcagaaaaaaagacag CACTTAGCAGAAGCAAACGCAGAGGCTGCAGCCAGTAGAGAACAAATAATACAT GACCTAGAACGGCAGAATGAACACCAGCAGGAGAGTCTCCGGAAGTTTCACCTAGAACAAAGAGCTCTCGTGGACAAGGTGAATCTACTTCAGCAGCAGCTTAGTCAG GAAAAGTCAGCTGTAGAAGACATTCACAATGAg AGGGAACATCTTAAGCTCCTGCTGTCTGTCCGGGAGAAGGAGGATGTGGCTCGAGCCATGGAAACTGTGAAAGTTCAGCATAAGAACCACCTG GGAGATTACTCTGGCCAGTCTGTTATCAAAG GTAAAGACAACATTCTGGTGAAGCAGTCTCACAGTCTGGATTCTGCACAG ATCTTGCAGCCTTCAGGTCCCTCCCGCTCCCTTTCACGACCGTTGGAACTCTCTCGCAGCACCTCAGTGTCAAGTGAAGTGGAGAGCCTTCGTAGGGAGCTAGAGGGAGTCCGGCAGAGACAGGAAGTTGCAGAGGAGGAGGTGTCACGGCTGAAGCTCGCTCTGGTTCGCAAGAGCAAGGAGTGTGAAGAACTTGCCCAGAGTCGGGACGCCACCAAGCGTGACTCCGATAAACAGGTACGGGATCTGGAGGAAGCCCTGGGCGATGTGCAGAAGAGGATGTTGGAGTCGGAGGCCAAGGTGAAGCAGCTCCAGGCCCATGTGGTGGCTGTAAAAGAGCATCTCAGCAACCAGTTGGTAGATGACCTGAAGGCACAGCTCAGCGAAGTTAAAGTCAAATACGAGGGAGCTTCAGCTGAAGTTGGCCGTGTACGCAACCACCTGAAGCAGAGCGAGAAGGCCCTTGAAGAGTACAAGAAGAGTGAGGGTGTTCTGGCAGTGGAGGCTGAGACAATGACCAAAGAGGTCAAACAGCTGACTGAAGAAAAGGAGAACATGGCTGCAACACTGCTGGAAATGGAGGCCCACGTCAAGGAGGCAGATGCCAAACTGGATGCCGTGGTGCCTGCTGAGAAGTTTGACAATATGAAGATCCTCCTGACTAATGCAGTGGATGAGAAGGAGAAGCAGCTGGCAGAGCTGAGGGAAGACTATGACCGTGTGCTGGAGGAGGTGGCAGAGCTCCACCGGGAGCTTGATCATAAATGTTCACCAGGCAAGAGTATCCCACTGCAAGAGCATGAGCGGTTGAGGGCAATACTGGAGGAGCAGAGCTCTGCCCTTAAGAAGAAGTTGTCTGAGGTCACCTTGAAGAGCCAGGACCTCATCATGGAGTTGGAGGAGGCTGAGGATGACCGGGAGCTCCTCAGGGAACAGATGGAGGAACTGAAAAGTAAAATCCAAACGCAGTTTGTGCCCCTCAAATCTCATGAGGAGATGAAAAAGTCTTTTGGACACACAGTTGAGGAATTGAGACAGCAGCTGGCGGAGGCTGTTGAGAAGAGCATATGGGCTGAGGATGAGAGGCAGAAGCTTCAGGTAGAGAAGGCCACGCTGTGCGAGAATGTGACCAACCTGAAGAGCACCCATGTGTCTTGCGAACGCTTCGAGAGCGAGGTTGGCTCACTGTCTGCCCGTAACACAAGCCTCGAAAAGGAGCTCGAGAGCCTTCAGAAGATATACACAGACAAGGAGAAGGAGTTGAGAGAGACTATGAAAAATAAGCAGGGAGAGTTCGTATCAAGGCTGGAGTATGAGAAAATGAGGGCTGAGCTAAGTGCTGCTTTAGATGAGTCCAAGAATAAAGTTTCCAGGATGGAGAGGGACTGTTGGGAAATGGAAGAAGAGttgcagaaagtgaaagtggaaagTGCCACGTTGAGAGAGAAGTTTGAGAAAGTTCAGGCTAGCTTAGACAAGGACTACATTAGCCGTAGTGAACATGAAGTGGTGAAAATGAAGTTGAACAGTACTTTGTCAGAGGCTGAGTTGAAGGTAAATGAGGCCCAGTCCAACTATCAGTCTGCTCAGGAGGCCACAGTCCAACTTCACAAGGCCATTGAGGAGCAGAAGAAGGAGTTGGACACGATACAGGAGGCTATTCAGTCAAGATTTGTTCCACTACATATTGTTCAGGAGAAAGAACAACAGATTGAGGAAACAGTGAAGAACCTATCAACAAAACTGGCTGAAATGGAGGAGAACTATGTGAATGAAAAGAAGGAACGTGAACGTCATGAGCGGGAGAAAGTGGAACTGAAGTTGGAAGTGGAGGCTGTGCGGAAAGGGCTGGAGTCTGACTATGTTTCCAGTGAAAAGTAccaggaagtggaggaggagtACAAGGGCAGGGTAGAAGATCTTCGCATGAAGCTGGTGACGATGGAGCAGAAGAATCAAGAGTTGACAGTGCAGAGGGACAAGTTGGAGAAACAGATACCCCGGCAGACTGCAGAGATCGAGAGCCTCCAGCGCTGTCTGCAGGCTGAGTATGTGAGTCTGGAGAAATTTCAGGCCCTGAACCTTCATCTCCACCAAGTGAAGGAGCAGTATGAGCAGGCTGAGGTGGCTCGAAAGCTGGAGGCTGACAGGGTTCAGGAAGTGGAGAAGGAGCTCCAGAGCCGGGGCAGTAGTGAAGCGGCCATGCTTGCTGAACAGGTTCTGGCCAGAGAGGctctggaggtggaggtggtccGGCTCAGGCAGGCTCtgagggacgaggaggagaatgGTGTCCAACGGGCTGAGGACATTGCTGCCTTGCAGTCTGAACTTCTGAGGGCCACGCAGGCCCTGGAGAAGCTCCGCAGCCGAGACGACGAG GTGGCTGAGCTGCGGGTGGAGAAGCAGAGGCTAGAGGAGGAGGTGCTGGAGCTCAGTCAGCGTCTGCCTGGCCTGGCGCAGCAGTGTGATGAGTTGTACCAAGATTTGGCCAATGCCAAAGACTCTGAGGCCAGGACTTATGCCGAGATGGAGGCCCTGCAGGCCAAGAGCACCTCCATTGAGCTCGAGGTCCGGGACCTGCAGGAGCGTTACGATGACTCCCTCAGCACCATTGGTGACCTTCAGAGAAGAATTCAGTTGTCATCAGAGCAGACTGAGGTCAAAGACAAAAGG atCACAGAGCTTCTGGCTGATGTTGAGAGACTCAAGCAGGCCCTGAACGGTCTCTCCCAACTGGCCTACGCTGGCAACACGCCCAGCAAGAGACCGAACCAGCACATCGACACACTCCAGGCCCAGGTCAAGAGCCTACAGCAGCAGCTGGCT GATGCTGAAAGACAGCACAGGGAGGTGGTCTCAATTTACCGAACTCATCTTCTCAGTGCAGCACAG ggACACATGGACGAAGACGTCCAGGCTGCTTTACTGCAGATCATTCGAATGAGGCAGGACTTTGTGTGTTGA